One Jannaschia sp. GRR-S6-38 genomic window carries:
- the nuoH gene encoding NADH-quinone oxidoreductase subunit NuoH, translated as MAEFLASPAGIGLTILAQCLAVIAFVMISLLFLVYGDRKVWAAVQMRRGPNVVGVFGLLQTVADALKYVVKEIVIPAGADRTVFLLAPLISFVLAVIAWAVIPFSDTWVLADINVAILYVFAVSSLEVYGVIMGGWASNSKYPFLGSLRSAAQMISYEVSIGLIIIGVILSTGSLNFGDIVRAQDTGWGFFGWYWLPHLPMVFLFFISALAETNRPPFDLPEAESELVAGYQVEYSSTPFLLFMAGEYIAIFLMCALISLLFFGGWLSPVPFLPDGPLWMVAKMAFFFFLFAMVKAIVPRYRYDQLMRLGWKVFLPFSLAWVVIVAFLAKFEVLGGFWARFSDMGVMG; from the coding sequence ATGGCAGAGTTTCTGGCATCACCGGCGGGCATCGGCCTGACGATCCTGGCGCAGTGCCTCGCGGTGATCGCCTTCGTGATGATCTCGCTGCTGTTCCTGGTCTATGGCGACCGCAAGGTCTGGGCGGCGGTGCAGATGCGGCGCGGGCCCAATGTCGTGGGCGTGTTCGGCCTGCTGCAGACCGTGGCCGACGCGCTGAAATACGTGGTCAAGGAAATCGTCATCCCCGCCGGTGCCGACCGCACGGTCTTCCTGCTGGCCCCGCTCATCAGCTTCGTGCTGGCGGTGATCGCCTGGGCGGTGATCCCGTTCTCGGACACCTGGGTCCTGGCCGATATCAACGTGGCCATCCTCTACGTCTTCGCCGTCTCGTCGCTCGAGGTCTACGGCGTGATCATGGGCGGCTGGGCCTCGAACTCGAAATACCCCTTCCTCGGGAGCTTGCGCTCGGCCGCGCAGATGATTTCCTACGAGGTGTCGATCGGCCTGATCATCATCGGGGTGATCCTGTCGACGGGCTCGCTCAATTTCGGCGACATCGTGCGCGCGCAGGACACCGGCTGGGGCTTCTTCGGTTGGTACTGGCTGCCGCACCTGCCGATGGTGTTCCTGTTCTTCATCTCGGCGCTGGCCGAGACGAACCGTCCGCCCTTCGACCTGCCGGAGGCGGAGTCGGAATTGGTCGCGGGCTACCAGGTCGAGTACTCCTCGACGCCCTTCCTTCTGTTCATGGCGGGCGAGTACATCGCGATCTTCCTGATGTGCGCGCTGATCAGCCTGCTGTTCTTCGGCGGCTGGCTGTCGCCCGTGCCCTTCCTGCCGGACGGGCCGCTCTGGATGGTCGCGAAGATGGCGTTCTTCTTCTTCCTCTTCGCGATGGTGAAGGCGATCGTGCCGCGCTACCGCTACGACCAGCTGATGCGACTGGGCTGGAAGGTGTTCCTGCCTTTCTCGCTGGCCTGGGTCGTGATCGTGGCGTTCCTGGCGAAATTCGAGGTGCTCGGGGGCTTCTGGGCACGCTTCTCCGACATGGGGGTGATGGGATGA
- the nuoI gene encoding NADH-quinone oxidoreductase subunit NuoI, translated as MTQIDWNRSVKYFLLADMWQGMKLGLKYFFAPKVTLNYPHEKGPLSPRFRGEHALRRYPNGEERCIACKLCEAICPAQAITIDAEPREDGSRRTTRYDIDMTKCIYCGFCQEACPVDAIVEGPNFEFATETREEMFYDKEKLLANGERWEALIAKNIELDAPYR; from the coding sequence ATGACGCAGATCGACTGGAACCGTTCGGTCAAGTATTTCCTGCTGGCCGATATGTGGCAGGGCATGAAGCTGGGGCTGAAGTATTTCTTCGCGCCCAAGGTCACGCTGAATTATCCGCACGAGAAGGGCCCGCTGTCGCCCCGCTTCCGCGGCGAGCACGCCCTGCGCCGATATCCCAACGGCGAGGAGCGCTGCATCGCGTGCAAGCTCTGCGAGGCGATCTGCCCGGCGCAGGCCATCACCATCGATGCCGAACCGCGCGAGGACGGCTCGCGCCGCACGACGCGCTACGACATCGACATGACGAAATGCATCTATTGCGGCTTCTGCCAGGAGGCCTGCCCGGTGGATGCGATCGTGGAGGGTCCGAATTTCGAGTTCGCGACCGAGACCCGCGAGGAGATGTTCTACGACAAGGAGAAGCTCCTGGCGAATGGCGAGCGCTGGGAAGCGCTGATCGCCAAGAACATCGAGCTGGACGCGCCCTACCGATGA
- a CDS encoding carboxymuconolactone decarboxylase family protein, protein MSDAKNPFELWMSHMQDMAKAVNPALESFTPQGFEKLWPTMPGEVMEQFMGKGLNPEGLDAKTKMLLTLAGLTVLGAQAEAQVRLTVRQAVEQGATKQEIAETIGLMGLFGGLPAMNKAMTLANEVLEDEA, encoded by the coding sequence ATGAGCGACGCGAAGAACCCCTTCGAGCTCTGGATGAGCCACATGCAGGACATGGCGAAGGCCGTGAACCCTGCGCTCGAGAGCTTCACGCCGCAGGGCTTCGAAAAGCTGTGGCCGACGATGCCCGGCGAGGTCATGGAGCAGTTCATGGGCAAGGGGCTGAATCCCGAGGGCCTGGACGCCAAGACCAAGATGCTGCTGACGCTGGCCGGCCTGACGGTACTGGGCGCGCAGGCCGAGGCGCAGGTCCGCCTGACCGTCCGCCAGGCGGTCGAGCAGGGCGCGACCAAGCAGGAGATCGCCGAGACGATCGGCCTGATGGGCCTGTTCGGCGGGCTGCCGGCGATGAACAAGGCGATGACCCTCGCCAACGAGGTTCTGGAGGACGAGGCATGA
- a CDS encoding NADH-quinone oxidoreductase subunit J, producing MSVLDFAFYLFAVLTVSGGLMTVVSRNPVHSVLWLILTFLSTAGLFVLIGAEFVAMLLVIVYVGAVAVLFLFVVMMLDIDFAELKAEMAKYVPLAGLIGIVLLMQLVIAYGVWEVAEGVVVAENLRSVIPTAELNTAALGLILYDDYFLMFQLAGLILLVAMIGAIALTLRHRKDVKRQNVLHQMWRDPAKAMKVTDVKPGQGL from the coding sequence ATGAGCGTTCTGGATTTCGCCTTCTACCTCTTCGCCGTCCTGACCGTCTCGGGCGGGCTGATGACCGTGGTGTCGCGCAACCCGGTCCATTCGGTGCTGTGGCTGATCCTGACCTTCCTGTCGACGGCGGGCCTGTTCGTTCTGATCGGCGCAGAATTCGTCGCGATGCTCTTGGTCATCGTCTATGTCGGCGCGGTCGCGGTGCTGTTCCTCTTCGTGGTGATGATGCTCGATATCGACTTCGCCGAGCTGAAGGCCGAGATGGCCAAATACGTGCCGCTGGCCGGGCTGATCGGGATCGTGCTGCTGATGCAGCTGGTCATCGCCTACGGCGTCTGGGAAGTGGCCGAGGGCGTCGTCGTGGCCGAGAACCTGCGCAGCGTGATCCCGACGGCCGAGCTGAACACCGCCGCGCTGGGCCTGATCCTCTATGACGACTATTTCCTGATGTTCCAGCTCGCCGGGCTGATCCTGCTGGTCGCGATGATCGGGGCCATCGCCCTGACGCTGCGCCACCGGAAGGACGTCAAGCGCCAGAACGTGCTGCACCAGATGTGGCGCGATCCGGCCAAGGCGATGAAGGTCACCGACGTGAAGCCCGGTCAGGGCCTGTAG
- the nuoK gene encoding NADH-quinone oxidoreductase subunit NuoK: MIGLEHYLTVAAALFVIGIFGIFLNRKNVIIILMSIELMLLAVNINFVAFSGFLGDLTGQVFTLFVLTVAAAEAAIGLAILVCFFRNRGTIDVEDVNVMKG, translated from the coding sequence ATGATCGGACTGGAACATTACCTGACCGTGGCGGCGGCGCTGTTCGTCATCGGCATCTTCGGCATCTTCCTGAACCGGAAGAACGTCATCATCATCCTGATGTCGATCGAGCTGATGCTGCTGGCGGTGAACATCAACTTCGTCGCCTTCTCCGGCTTCCTGGGCGATCTGACGGGGCAGGTCTTCACGCTGTTCGTGCTGACCGTGGCCGCCGCCGAGGCCGCCATCGGCCTGGCGATCCTCGTGTGCTTCTTCCGCAACCGCGGCACCATCGACGTCGAAGACGTCAACGTGATGAAGGGCTGA
- the nuoL gene encoding NADH-quinone oxidoreductase subunit L yields the protein METIILFAPLVGALICGFGWKFIGETAALVTSTGLLFLSMLLSWIVFLTHDGTTEVVQIMRWIESGSLLTDWEIRMDRLTAVMLVVITTVSALVHLYSFGYMDHDPQWREGETYKPRFFAYLSFFTFAMLALVTANNLLQLFFGWEGVGVASYLLIGFYWRKPSAGAAAMKAFIVNRVGDFGFLLGIFGLFYLTDSIDLPTIFAMTPEIAEMTISFLWTEWNAANLLAFLIFIGAMGKSAQLFLHTWLPDAMEGPTPVSALIHAATMVTAGVFLVCRMSPLIEYAPTAAGIVVAVGAASAFVAATIGLVQNDIKRVIAYSTMSQLGYMFVAAGVGAYSVAMFHLFTHAFFKAMLFLGAGSVIHAMHHEQDMRNYGGLRTKIPYTFWAMMVGTLAITGVGIPLTHIGFAGFLSKDAVIETAFIGSQGAFWALVIAAAFTSFYSWRLMFLTFFGKPRGDKHTHEHAHESPAVMTIPLAALAVGSVFAGMVFYGPFFGSQAQVDRYFGISQHAAVDHGAPLVEDGHGEDAGEGEYGERPEQVPGEGAIFIGPENHVIHDAHEVPKWVKVSPFVAMLLGLFTAWIFYIRMPSLPRQWAENLAPLYRFLLNKWYFDEIYDAVFVKGAKAIGRFFWRRGDGNAIDGTINGVAMGAVPFFTRALNRAQSGYLFHYAFAMVIGIVVLITWMTIASGS from the coding sequence ATGGAGACGATCATCCTCTTCGCGCCGTTGGTCGGCGCGCTGATCTGCGGCTTCGGCTGGAAGTTCATCGGCGAGACGGCCGCGCTGGTCACGTCGACGGGCCTTCTGTTCCTGTCGATGCTGCTGTCCTGGATCGTGTTCCTGACCCATGACGGCACGACCGAGGTCGTCCAGATCATGCGCTGGATCGAAAGCGGCAGCCTGCTGACCGACTGGGAGATCCGGATGGACCGGCTGACCGCGGTCATGCTGGTGGTGATCACGACGGTCTCGGCGCTCGTGCACCTGTATTCCTTCGGCTACATGGATCACGACCCGCAATGGCGCGAGGGCGAGACCTACAAGCCGCGCTTCTTCGCCTACCTGTCCTTCTTCACCTTCGCGATGCTGGCGCTGGTGACGGCGAACAACCTGCTGCAGCTCTTCTTCGGCTGGGAAGGCGTGGGCGTCGCCTCCTACCTGCTGATCGGGTTCTACTGGCGCAAGCCCTCGGCCGGGGCCGCGGCGATGAAGGCCTTCATCGTCAACCGGGTCGGCGATTTCGGCTTCCTGCTGGGCATCTTCGGGCTGTTCTACCTGACCGACTCGATCGACCTGCCGACGATCTTCGCGATGACGCCCGAGATCGCGGAGATGACGATCTCGTTCCTGTGGACCGAGTGGAACGCGGCGAACCTGCTGGCCTTCCTGATCTTCATCGGCGCGATGGGCAAATCGGCGCAGCTCTTCCTGCACACCTGGCTGCCCGACGCGATGGAGGGCCCGACCCCCGTCTCGGCGCTGATCCATGCCGCCACGATGGTGACGGCGGGCGTGTTCCTGGTCTGCCGCATGTCGCCGCTGATCGAATACGCGCCGACGGCGGCGGGCATCGTCGTCGCGGTGGGCGCGGCATCGGCCTTCGTGGCGGCGACGATCGGGCTGGTGCAGAACGACATCAAGCGCGTGATCGCCTATTCGACCATGTCGCAGCTGGGCTACATGTTCGTGGCCGCGGGGGTGGGCGCCTATTCGGTCGCGATGTTCCACCTCTTCACCCACGCCTTCTTCAAGGCGATGCTGTTCCTCGGCGCGGGCTCGGTCATCCACGCGATGCATCACGAGCAGGACATGCGGAACTACGGCGGGCTGCGCACCAAGATCCCCTACACCTTCTGGGCGATGATGGTCGGCACGCTGGCCATCACCGGCGTCGGCATCCCGCTGACCCATATCGGCTTCGCGGGCTTCCTGTCGAAGGACGCGGTGATCGAGACCGCCTTCATCGGCAGCCAGGGCGCCTTCTGGGCCCTGGTGATCGCAGCGGCCTTCACCAGCTTCTACAGCTGGCGGCTGATGTTTTTGACCTTCTTCGGCAAGCCGCGCGGCGACAAGCACACCCATGAGCACGCGCATGAGAGCCCGGCCGTCATGACCATCCCGCTGGCCGCGCTGGCGGTGGGCTCGGTCTTCGCGGGCATGGTGTTCTACGGGCCGTTCTTCGGCAGCCAGGCGCAGGTCGATCGCTATTTCGGCATCAGCCAGCACGCCGCCGTCGATCACGGCGCGCCGCTGGTCGAGGACGGGCATGGCGAGGACGCGGGCGAGGGCGAATACGGCGAGCGTCCGGAACAGGTGCCGGGCGAGGGCGCGATCTTCATCGGCCCCGAGAACCACGTGATCCACGACGCCCACGAGGTGCCGAAATGGGTCAAGGTCTCGCCCTTCGTGGCGATGCTGCTGGGCCTGTTCACGGCGTGGATATTCTACATCCGCATGCCCAGCCTGCCGCGGCAATGGGCCGAGAACCTGGCCCCGCTCTACCGCTTCCTCCTCAACAAGTGGTATTTCGACGAGATCTACGACGCGGTCTTCGTGAAGGGCGCCAAGGCGATCGGCCGCTTCTTCTGGCGGCGGGGCGACGGCAACGCCATCGACGGCACGATCAACGGCGTGGCGATGGGCGCGGTGCCGTTCTTCACCCGCGCGCTGAACCGGGCGCAGTCGGGATACCTCTTCCATTACGCCTTCGCGATGGTGATCGGGATCGTTGTCCTGATCACCTGGATGACCATCGCGTCGGGGAGCTGA
- a CDS encoding NADH-quinone oxidoreductase subunit M: MDNLLSIITFTPLIAALILALFLRGDDAAAQRNAKWLALGATGFTFIVSLFLLAGFEPENTGFQFVEERAWIAGLTYKMGVDGISVLFVMLTTFLMPIVIASCWDVTHRVKDYMVAFLLLETLMIGVFVALDLILFYLFFEAGLIPMFLIIGIWGGKDRIYASFKFFLYTLLGSVLMLVAMIAMYLEAGTTDIPTLLAHEFSFAPLNVLGVNIVGGMQTLLWLAFFASFAVKMPMWPVHTWLPDAHVQAPTAGSVVLAAILLKMGGYGFLRFSLPMFPVGSEVLGPLVLWLSAIAIVYTSLVAMVQEDMKKLIAYSSVAHMGFVTMGIFAANQQGVDGAIFQMLSHGFISGALFLCVGVIYDRMHTRDITAYGGLVNRMPAYALIFMLFTMANVGLPGTSGFVGEFLTLMGVFQVNTWVAVFACSGVILSAGYALWLYRRVVFGDLIKESLRTIKDLTAREKAIFAPLVLFTILLGVYPALVTDIIGPTVAELVANYDIATAEIALQNAVAGADQ; encoded by the coding sequence ATGGACAACCTGCTTTCCATCATCACCTTCACGCCCCTGATCGCGGCGCTGATCCTCGCGCTGTTCCTGCGCGGCGACGACGCGGCCGCGCAGCGCAACGCCAAGTGGCTGGCGCTGGGCGCGACGGGCTTCACCTTCATCGTCTCGCTGTTCCTGCTGGCCGGGTTCGAGCCCGAGAACACCGGCTTCCAGTTCGTCGAGGAGCGCGCCTGGATCGCGGGCCTGACCTACAAGATGGGCGTGGACGGGATCTCGGTCCTCTTCGTGATGCTGACGACCTTCCTGATGCCCATCGTGATCGCGTCCTGCTGGGACGTGACGCACCGGGTGAAGGATTACATGGTCGCCTTCCTGCTGCTCGAGACGCTGATGATCGGCGTCTTCGTCGCGCTGGACCTGATCCTGTTCTACCTGTTCTTCGAGGCGGGCCTGATCCCGATGTTCCTGATCATCGGGATCTGGGGCGGCAAGGACCGTATCTACGCGTCGTTCAAGTTCTTCCTCTACACGCTTCTGGGCTCGGTCCTGATGCTGGTGGCGATGATCGCCATGTATCTGGAAGCGGGCACCACCGACATCCCGACGCTTCTCGCGCATGAGTTCTCCTTCGCGCCGCTGAACGTGCTGGGCGTCAACATCGTGGGCGGGATGCAGACGCTTCTGTGGCTCGCCTTCTTTGCCAGCTTCGCGGTCAAGATGCCGATGTGGCCGGTGCACACCTGGCTGCCCGACGCCCACGTCCAGGCGCCCACCGCGGGCTCGGTCGTGCTGGCGGCGATCCTGCTGAAGATGGGCGGCTACGGCTTCCTGCGCTTCTCGCTGCCGATGTTCCCCGTGGGCTCCGAGGTGCTGGGCCCGCTGGTCCTGTGGCTGTCGGCCATCGCCATCGTCTACACCTCGCTCGTCGCGATGGTGCAGGAGGACATGAAGAAGCTGATCGCCTATTCCTCGGTCGCGCATATGGGCTTCGTGACCATGGGCATCTTCGCGGCCAACCAGCAGGGCGTGGACGGCGCGATCTTCCAGATGCTGAGCCACGGCTTCATCTCGGGCGCGCTCTTCCTCTGCGTGGGCGTGATCTACGACCGGATGCACACCCGCGACATCACCGCTTATGGCGGGCTGGTGAACCGGATGCCGGCCTATGCGCTGATCTTCATGCTGTTCACGATGGCCAATGTCGGCCTGCCCGGCACCTCGGGCTTCGTGGGCGAGTTCCTGACCCTGATGGGCGTCTTCCAGGTCAACACCTGGGTCGCGGTCTTCGCCTGCTCGGGCGTGATCCTGTCGGCGGGTTACGCGCTGTGGCTCTATCGCCGGGTCGTCTTCGGCGACCTGATCAAGGAGAGCCTGCGCACCATTAAGGACCTGACCGCGCGCGAGAAGGCGATCTTCGCCCCGCTCGTGCTGTTCACCATTCTTCTGGGCGTCTATCCCGCCCTCGTGACCGACATCATCGGCCCCACCGTGGCCGAGCTGGTCGCCAATTACGACATCGCCACGGCCGAGATCGCGTTGCAGAACGCGGTCGCCGGGGCCGATCAATAA
- the nuoN gene encoding NADH-quinone oxidoreductase subunit NuoN, whose translation MSADLTLILPEIVLAVFAMAALLAAVYTTKDELTRPLTWATAAVMVAVAFWIGVSSEVGTGFSDMIVKDGFSRFAQITILLSAATVLLMSQDWMARHQLDKFEYPLLITLAVIGMMIMVSAGNLLTLYMGLELQSLSLYVAASMRRDSVKSTEAGLKYFVLGALSSGLLLYGISLTYGYTGTTEFAGVVAAAADGELALGLLFGLVFMLSGLAFKVSAAPFHMWTPDVYEGAPTPVTAFFATAPKVAAMGMFARVTHDAFGGAVGDWQQIVALLSVLSMFLGAIAAIGQRDIKRLMAYSSIAHMGYALMGLAAGTAGGVEAMLLYMAIYVVMNIGTFAFILAMTRDGREVTDIASLNQLSRDRPGAALALLVLMFSLAGIPPMVGFFAKYYVLTAAVDAGLVWLAVLGVIASVIGAFYYLRIVYYMYFGEAEAPLDGTIPTVQWIALAGAAAIMVVGVVNMFGLEGVAAAAALTLVN comes from the coding sequence ATGAGCGCCGACCTGACCCTGATCCTGCCGGAGATCGTGCTGGCCGTCTTCGCGATGGCCGCGCTGCTGGCGGCCGTCTACACCACGAAGGACGAGCTGACCCGCCCGCTGACCTGGGCCACCGCCGCCGTTATGGTGGCTGTGGCCTTCTGGATCGGCGTGTCCTCGGAGGTCGGGACCGGCTTCTCTGACATGATCGTGAAGGACGGCTTCAGCCGCTTCGCGCAGATCACGATCCTGCTCTCGGCCGCGACCGTCCTGCTGATGAGCCAGGACTGGATGGCGCGTCACCAGCTCGACAAGTTCGAATACCCGCTGCTGATCACGCTGGCGGTGATCGGCATGATGATCATGGTCTCGGCGGGCAACCTTCTGACGCTCTACATGGGGCTCGAGCTGCAGTCGCTCTCGCTCTACGTGGCCGCCTCGATGCGGCGCGACAGCGTGAAATCGACCGAGGCGGGGCTGAAATACTTCGTGCTGGGCGCGCTCAGCTCGGGCCTGCTGCTCTACGGCATCTCGCTGACCTACGGCTATACAGGCACGACCGAATTCGCGGGCGTCGTCGCTGCCGCGGCGGATGGCGAGCTGGCGCTGGGCCTGCTCTTCGGCCTGGTCTTCATGCTCTCGGGCCTGGCCTTCAAGGTCTCGGCCGCGCCGTTCCACATGTGGACGCCCGATGTCTACGAGGGGGCGCCGACCCCGGTCACCGCCTTCTTCGCCACCGCGCCCAAGGTCGCGGCGATGGGCATGTTCGCCCGGGTCACGCATGACGCCTTCGGCGGCGCGGTGGGCGACTGGCAGCAGATCGTGGCGCTGCTGTCGGTGCTGTCGATGTTCCTGGGCGCGATCGCCGCAATCGGGCAGCGCGACATCAAGCGGCTGATGGCCTATTCCTCGATCGCCCATATGGGTTACGCGCTGATGGGCCTCGCCGCCGGGACCGCCGGCGGCGTGGAGGCGATGCTGCTCTACATGGCGATCTACGTGGTGATGAATATCGGCACCTTCGCCTTCATCCTCGCCATGACGCGCGACGGGCGCGAGGTGACAGACATCGCCTCGCTCAACCAGCTCTCGCGCGACCGGCCGGGCGCGGCGCTGGCGCTGCTCGTGCTGATGTTCAGCCTCGCCGGCATCCCGCCGATGGTGGGCTTCTTCGCCAAGTACTACGTGCTGACGGCGGCGGTGGATGCGGGGCTGGTCTGGCTGGCCGTCCTGGGCGTGATCGCCTCGGTCATCGGGGCCTTCTACTACCTGCGGATCGTCTACTACATGTATTTCGGCGAGGCCGAGGCCCCGCTCGACGGGACCATCCCCACGGTGCAATGGATCGCGCTGGCCGGTGCGGCGGCGATCATGGTCGTGGGCGTGGTGAACATGTTCGGCCTCGAAGGCGTGGCGGCGGCCGCTGCGCTGACACTGGTCAACTAG
- a CDS encoding biotin--[acetyl-CoA-carboxylase] ligase → MPAPGADWPEGVARIVLSEVDSTSAEAARRAPEQATWILAHRQTAARGRRGRAWDCPIGNFAASLVWRPGDGPAAMALRSFVAALALRDALRGLGVTGLSLKWPNDVLLRERKLAGILLESPAPGLLILGIGVNLVHAPDPATLEARAVPPVSLPEVGGPTIAPEAFLDALAPAFAAREAQFRAAGFPAIRADWMADAARLGEEITARLPGETVTGRFADVDGEGCLILVTANGPRRIAAADIFFAEAPCS, encoded by the coding sequence GTGCCGGCCCCCGGGGCGGACTGGCCCGAGGGGGTCGCGCGGATCGTGCTGTCGGAAGTCGACAGCACCTCGGCCGAGGCCGCGCGCCGCGCGCCCGAACAGGCGACCTGGATCCTCGCCCATCGCCAGACCGCCGCGCGCGGACGGCGCGGGCGGGCCTGGGACTGCCCCATCGGCAATTTCGCGGCCTCGCTGGTCTGGCGCCCGGGCGACGGCCCGGCGGCGATGGCCCTGCGCAGCTTCGTCGCCGCGCTGGCCCTCCGGGACGCGCTGCGCGGGCTGGGCGTGACCGGGCTGTCGCTCAAATGGCCCAATGACGTCCTGCTGCGGGAGCGCAAGCTCGCCGGCATCCTGCTGGAGAGCCCGGCGCCGGGCCTCCTGATCCTCGGCATCGGCGTGAATCTCGTCCATGCGCCCGACCCCGCGACGCTGGAGGCCCGCGCCGTGCCGCCCGTAAGCCTGCCCGAGGTCGGCGGGCCGACGATCGCGCCCGAGGCCTTTCTCGACGCGCTGGCTCCCGCCTTCGCGGCGCGCGAGGCGCAGTTCCGGGCGGCGGGCTTCCCCGCGATCCGCGCGGACTGGATGGCCGATGCCGCGCGCCTGGGCGAGGAGATCACCGCGCGCCTGCCGGGCGAGACCGTGACCGGCCGCTTCGCGGATGTGGATGGCGAGGGCTGCCTGATCCTCGTCACGGCGAACGGCCCGCGCCGCATCGCCGCCGCCGACATCTTCTTCGCGGAGGCCCCATGCTCCTGA
- a CDS encoding type III pantothenate kinase translates to MLLTIDCGNTNTVFAIWDGVRFVNSWRRATNHASTADEYYTWLRTSMNLQNVDVTIDECIVSSTVPRVVFNLRVLCDRYFDCRPLVVGKPETKLPVDVRVDAGTQVGPDRLVNTVGGWDRHGGDLIVVDFGTATTFDVVARDGAYIGGVIAPGVNLSLEALHMAAAALPHVDITQPQKVIGTNTVACMQSGIFWGYVGLIREICARIRAERDRPMKVVATGGLAPLFQQAADLFDAYEDDLTMHGLTVIHAFNKEH, encoded by the coding sequence ATGCTCCTGACCATCGATTGCGGCAACACCAACACCGTCTTTGCTATCTGGGACGGCGTGCGCTTCGTGAATTCGTGGCGCCGCGCGACGAACCACGCCAGCACGGCGGACGAGTATTACACCTGGCTGCGGACCTCGATGAACCTGCAGAATGTCGACGTGACGATCGACGAATGCATCGTCTCCTCGACCGTGCCGCGCGTTGTCTTCAACCTGCGTGTCCTCTGCGACCGTTACTTCGACTGCCGCCCGCTGGTCGTCGGCAAGCCCGAGACCAAGCTGCCCGTCGACGTGCGCGTCGATGCCGGCACGCAGGTCGGGCCGGACCGGCTGGTCAACACGGTGGGCGGCTGGGACCGGCATGGCGGCGACCTGATCGTGGTCGATTTCGGCACCGCGACCACCTTCGACGTGGTGGCCAGGGACGGGGCCTATATCGGCGGCGTGATCGCGCCGGGCGTGAACCTCTCGCTCGAAGCGCTGCACATGGCCGCCGCGGCGCTGCCGCATGTCGATATCACCCAGCCGCAGAAGGTCATCGGAACCAACACCGTCGCCTGCATGCAGTCGGGCATCTTCTGGGGCTATGTGGGCCTCATCCGCGAAATCTGCGCCCGGATCCGGGCGGAACGCGACCGGCCCATGAAGGTCGTCGCGACAGGGGGACTGGCCCCGCTCTTCCAGCAGGCGGCCGATCTGTTCGACGCCTACGAGGACGATCTCACGATGCACGGCCTGACCGTCATCCACGCATTCAACAAGGAACACTGA